The following proteins come from a genomic window of Enterobacter chengduensis:
- a CDS encoding GNAT family N-acetyltransferase gives MDILEGHNKFYVNDASGNQVAEIVFVPTGEHLSIIEHTDVDESLKGQGVGKRLVAKVVEKMRGENRKIIPLCPFAKHEFDKTREYDDIRA, from the coding sequence ATGGATATTCTGGAAGGCCACAACAAGTTTTACGTGAATGATGCAAGCGGAAATCAGGTCGCGGAGATTGTCTTCGTCCCGACCGGCGAGCATCTGAGCATTATCGAGCACACCGATGTAGATGAGAGCCTGAAAGGGCAGGGCGTTGGTAAACGGCTGGTGGCGAAAGTGGTGGAGAAGATGCGCGGTGAGAACCGCAAAATTATCCCGCTGTGCCCGTTCGCGAAGCATGAGTTTGATAAAACGCGGGAGTATGACGACATTCGGGCGTGA
- a CDS encoding LysR family transcriptional regulator, whose protein sequence is MRYSPEALNAFVETVAAGSFSAAARRLRKSQSTISTSIAHLEADLGFELFDRSARQPVLTAQGEQVLGYVQAILAASTRLDELAVSLTAKTEARLTFVLSDTLNPDVLEEMMKQFDARFPHTEFECLIGEEEDVIDLLQKERAQIGLTEARDGYPTDIGATRLPMQTRMAIYVATTHPLAGQHDVQRDELHGWRELRLSTYLEREAEIARGPVWSAPNYLLLLSMAVQGFGWCVLPCALVDEFAAAKSLVQLNVPGWPRAIGIDLLWNKRTPPGVAGSWLRQYLQDAH, encoded by the coding sequence ATGCGCTATTCACCCGAAGCCCTTAATGCGTTTGTCGAGACCGTGGCGGCAGGCTCTTTTTCTGCCGCCGCACGCCGGCTGCGTAAAAGCCAGTCGACGATCAGCACGTCGATTGCCCATCTTGAAGCCGATCTGGGCTTCGAGCTGTTTGACCGCTCGGCGCGCCAGCCGGTGTTAACGGCCCAGGGGGAGCAGGTGCTGGGCTACGTGCAGGCCATCCTGGCCGCCAGCACGCGGCTGGATGAACTGGCGGTATCGTTAACGGCGAAAACGGAGGCGCGTCTGACGTTTGTCCTTTCCGATACCCTCAACCCGGACGTGCTGGAAGAGATGATGAAACAGTTTGACGCCCGCTTTCCCCATACGGAATTCGAATGCCTGATTGGCGAGGAAGAGGACGTAATCGATCTGCTGCAAAAGGAGCGCGCGCAGATTGGCCTCACCGAAGCGCGGGACGGTTATCCGACGGATATCGGCGCCACCCGGCTGCCGATGCAGACCCGTATGGCGATCTACGTCGCGACCACGCATCCGCTGGCCGGGCAGCATGACGTCCAGCGTGACGAACTGCACGGCTGGCGGGAGCTGCGGTTGAGCACCTATCTGGAGCGCGAGGCGGAGATTGCGCGCGGGCCCGTCTGGTCAGCGCCGAATTACCTGTTACTCTTGAGTATGGCGGTGCAGGGATTCGGCTGGTGCGTATTGCCCTGTGCGCTGGTGGATGAGTTCGCAGCCGCAAAATCGCTGGTGCAGCTCAACGTTCCCGGCTGGCCCAGGGCGATCGGCATCGATCTGCTGTGGAATAAACGCACCCCTCCCGGCGTGGCCGGAAGCTGGCTGCGGCAGTATCTGCAGGATGCACACTGA
- a CDS encoding amino acid permease: protein MSKIWSKDETLWSFALYGTAVGAGTLFLPIQLGSAGAIVLFITALVAYPLTYWPHRALAQFILSSKTKGNEGITGAVSHYYGKKIGNLITTLYFVAFFVVVQIYAVAITNSLTEQLAKHLTVDTGVRVLVSLGVVLVLNLIFLMGRHITIKVMGFLVFPLIAYFLFVSLYLIGSWQPALLTSQMAVDSHTLHQVWISIPVMVFAFSHTPIISTFAVDRREKFADGAMDKCKKIMKVAYLIICLSVLFFVFSCLLSIPPSYIVTAKEQGVTILSALSMMPSSPAWLGISGIIVAIVAMSKSFLGTYFGVIEGATEIVKSSLNQVGVKKSRAFNRAISIMGVSFITFAVCCINPNAISMIYAISGPLIAMILFIMPTLSTYLIPSLKQYRSIGNLLTLIVGVLCVSVMFVG from the coding sequence ATGTCGAAAATTTGGTCAAAAGATGAGACTCTCTGGAGTTTCGCTCTCTATGGCACAGCCGTGGGCGCAGGAACGCTGTTCCTACCCATTCAGCTGGGCTCCGCAGGCGCGATTGTCCTGTTTATTACCGCCCTCGTGGCCTACCCCTTAACCTACTGGCCGCACAGAGCGCTGGCGCAATTTATCCTGTCGTCAAAAACAAAAGGCAATGAAGGGATCACCGGCGCCGTCTCGCACTATTACGGCAAGAAGATCGGCAATCTGATCACTACCCTCTATTTCGTCGCCTTCTTCGTGGTGGTGCAGATTTATGCGGTGGCGATCACCAACTCGTTAACCGAACAGCTGGCGAAACACCTGACGGTGGATACCGGCGTTCGCGTGCTGGTTAGCCTCGGGGTGGTGCTGGTCCTGAACCTGATCTTCCTGATGGGACGCCATATCACGATAAAGGTAATGGGCTTCCTGGTGTTTCCGCTGATTGCCTATTTTCTGTTTGTCTCGCTCTATCTTATCGGCAGTTGGCAACCGGCGCTGCTGACCAGCCAGATGGCCGTCGATAGCCATACGCTGCACCAGGTTTGGATTTCGATTCCGGTGATGGTGTTTGCCTTCAGCCATACCCCGATTATCTCAACCTTTGCCGTTGACCGTCGGGAGAAGTTTGCCGACGGCGCCATGGATAAATGCAAGAAGATCATGAAGGTGGCTTACCTGATCATCTGCCTGAGCGTATTGTTCTTTGTCTTCAGCTGCCTGCTCTCTATTCCACCGTCGTACATTGTGACGGCCAAAGAGCAAGGAGTGACGATCCTGTCCGCGCTGTCGATGATGCCCTCTTCTCCGGCGTGGCTCGGCATTTCCGGGATTATCGTGGCGATTGTTGCGATGTCGAAATCGTTCCTCGGCACCTATTTTGGGGTGATTGAAGGGGCGACGGAGATCGTGAAGTCGTCGCTCAATCAGGTGGGCGTGAAAAAGAGCCGCGCCTTTAACCGCGCGATTTCCATCATGGGGGTGTCGTTCATTACCTTTGCGGTCTGCTGCATTAACCCCAACGCCATTTCGATGATTTACGCCATCAGCGGCCCGCTTATCGCCATGATCCTGTTTATCATGCCGACGCTGTCGACGTATCTTATCCCCTCGCTGAAACAGTACCGCTCCATTGGCAACCTGCTGACGCTGATCGTCGGCGTGCTGTGCGTGTCGGTAATGTTTGTCGGCTAA
- the yjdI gene encoding 4Fe-4S mono-cluster protein YjdI: MDKELLDAGYRAYTGEKIDVYFNTGICKHSGNCVRGSAKLFNLKRKPWIIPDEVDVETVVRVIDTCPSGALKYRQK, from the coding sequence ATGGATAAAGAGCTACTGGATGCGGGTTACCGGGCCTATACCGGCGAGAAAATTGACGTTTACTTCAATACCGGGATTTGCAAACACTCCGGTAACTGCGTGCGTGGGAGCGCAAAGCTGTTTAATCTGAAACGTAAACCGTGGATTATTCCTGATGAAGTGGACGTTGAAACGGTTGTCCGCGTGATTGATACCTGCCCGAGCGGTGCGCTGAAGTATCGCCAAAAATAA
- a CDS encoding multidrug/biocide efflux PACE transporter codes for MQHQDALQRKLPERIFHAVCFEGIATAILAPTAAWLMQRSVMEMGALTIILATTAMLWNIIYNFGFDRFWPVQRVKRTAKVRALHALGFECGFIVIGVSIVAAVLGVTLLQAFTLEIGFFLFFLPYTMFYNWAYDNLREKFLKRRQQRRALAG; via the coding sequence ATGCAACACCAGGATGCACTTCAACGTAAACTGCCGGAGCGGATCTTTCATGCCGTCTGTTTCGAAGGCATTGCCACCGCTATCCTCGCCCCCACGGCGGCGTGGCTTATGCAGCGTTCCGTGATGGAGATGGGCGCCTTAACCATTATTCTGGCCACCACCGCCATGCTGTGGAACATTATCTATAACTTCGGCTTCGACCGTTTCTGGCCCGTTCAGCGCGTCAAACGTACGGCAAAGGTGCGCGCGCTGCATGCGCTGGGGTTCGAATGCGGGTTTATTGTGATTGGCGTGTCCATTGTCGCCGCCGTGTTGGGGGTCACCCTGCTGCAGGCATTCACGCTGGAAATCGGTTTCTTCCTGTTCTTCCTGCCGTACACCATGTTCTACAACTGGGCATACGATAACCTGCGCGAGAAATTTCTTAAGCGTCGCCAGCAACGGCGCGCCCTGGCAGGCTAA